The Esox lucius isolate fEsoLuc1 chromosome 5, fEsoLuc1.pri, whole genome shotgun sequence genome includes a region encoding these proteins:
- the tob1b gene encoding protein Tob1b, with product MQLEIQVALNFIISYLYNKLPRRRVNIFGEELERQLKKKYEGHWYTDKPYKGSGYRCIHVGEKVDPVVEQAAKESGLDIDDVRNNLPQDLSVWIDPFEVSYQIGEKGSVKVLYVDDNNENNGSELDKEIKNSFNPEAQVFMPISDPIGASSESSSPSPPFGQSAAVSPSFMPRSTQPITFTTATFAATKFGSTKMKTSGRNGSNGGGGGNGSKVARTSPTNNLGLNVNTLLKQKAMSTSMHSLYGLGQQQQKPSALSPNAKEFVFPSLQGQGSPEFPDEGSLSLSPLQYNNAFDVFAAYGGLNDKSLMDGLNFSLSNMQYSNQQFQPVMAN from the coding sequence ATGCAGCTTGAAATCCAAGTAGCACtcaatttcattatttcatatttgtaCAACAAACTTCCCAGACGGCGTGTGAACATCTTTGGTGAAGAGCTTGAGAGGCAGCTGAAGAAGAAATATGAGGGCCACTGGTACACTGATAAGCCATACAAGGGCTCTGGGTATAGGTGCATCCATGTAGGGGAGAAAGTGGACCCTGTGGTGGAGCAGGCAGCCAAGGAGAGTGGTCTGGACATTGACGATGTCCGGAATAACCTCCCTCAGGATCTTAGTGTATGGATCGACCCCTTCGAGGTGTCCTACCAAATTGGGGAGAAGGGGTCAGTGAAGGTGCTATATGTGGACGATAACAATGAGAACAACGGGTCCGAGCTGGACAAGGAGATCAAGAACAGCTTCAACCCAGAGGCCCAGGTCTTCATGCCTATCAGTGACCCAATTGGGGCCTCTTCTGAGTCCAGCTCTCCCTCACCCCCCTTTGGGCAGTCTGCAGCTGTTAGCCCCTCCTTCATGCCTCGCTCCACCCAGCCAATAACCTTCACCACTGCCACCTTCGCCGCCACCAAGTTCGGATCCACCAAGATGAAGACCTCTGGCCGCAATGGCAGTAATGGTGGCGGTGGAGGAAATGGCAGCAAGGTGGCCCGCACCTCCCCCACTAACAACCTGGGGCTGAATGTAAACACCCTGCTAAAGCAGAAAGCCATGTCCACCTCCATGCACTCTCTGTATGGCCTGGGCCAGCAACAGCAGAAGCCCTCTGCACTCTCTCCTAATGCTAAGGAGTTTGTGTTTCCCAGCCTCCAGGGCCAGGGTAGCCCTGAGTTCCCCGACGAGGGCTCACTCAGCCTCAGCCCACTACAGTACAACAATGCCTTTGACGTGTTTGCGGCCTATGGAGGTCTCAATGACAAGTCCCTCATGGATGGGCTGAACTTCAGCCTCAGCAACATGCAGTATTCGAACCAGCAATTTCAGCCGGTCATGGCTAACTAA